Proteins from a single region of Neodiprion virginianus isolate iyNeoVirg1 chromosome 4, iyNeoVirg1.1, whole genome shotgun sequence:
- the LOC124303429 gene encoding UDP-glucosyltransferase 2-like gives MMLLFCKSAGIKERLCFTIFLLILSISSEVRGYRILSILPYNAKSHAIMFEELNKGLANRGHRVDVVGHFPLKKPVENYNDIINLADDSLPKLQNNLTYKFVTSSVLDNPVVPFLTSTFGTELCKLMDHPKLKNLIKNPPNDPPYDLLIGEVLAAHCFLALGQHLKVPVVAIVTSPMWPWSSDFVANPDNPAYVPGVFSSLIAPMSFWDRMTNTLDLIGKKMQFYYYTSDQDEIIRKHLGPHALGVREAERNVSLILVNSHYSLNGVRPFTAAVVEVGGIHIPKEIEPLPRDLEEWLDRSKDGFVYVSFGSMLKIESFSGETLRALYKSLGKLAPVRVLMKVAKPDELPVGLPSNVMIRPWIPQLAVLCHKNARVFFTHGGLMSTQEAIHCGVPMIGVPLFSDQPLNVARYIRKNVAVSLVHDELTEEKIDAAFEKVLGDPSYMAAAKKMSAEFRDRPMSPLDTGIFWVEYVARHGGSIIRSPAMDLSRFQIALIDVFGALILGLAVAAYLIKLILKKLFALLVRGTEAPTRYKKIN, from the exons ATGATGTTACTGTTCTGTAAAAGTGCTGGGATTAAAGAGCGGCTgtgtttcacgatttttctcctCATTTTATCGATCTCATCCGAGGTCAGAGGGTACCGGATATTGAGTATATTACCCTACAACGCAAAGAGCCATGCGATCATGTTCGAGGAACTTAACAAGGGGCTGGCTAATCGCGGCCACCGGGTCGACGTCGTGGGGCATTTTCCTCTGAAGAAGCCGGTCGAGAATTACAACGACATAATAAACCTGGCCGACGACTCGCTTCCGAAGTTGCAGAATAATTTGACGTACAAATTCGTGACGTCAAGTGTGCTGGATAACCCCGTGGTGCCGTTTCTCACGTCCACGTTCGGAACCGAACTCTGCAAATTGATGGATCACCCCAAGTTGAAGAACCTGATTAAAAACCCTCCGAACGATCCTCCCTACGATCTACTCATCGGCGAA GTCTTGGCCGCCCACTGTTTCCTGGCCTTGGGTCAGCACCTCAAGGTCCCGGTGGTGGCAATCGTTACATCCCCGATGTGGCCGTGGTCGAGCGACTTCGTGGCGAACCCCGATAACCCGGCGTACGTCCCCGGAGTTTTCTCAAGTCTCATTGCGCCCATGAGCTTTTGGGACCGGATGACCAACACCTTGGACTTGATCGGTAAAAAGATGCAGTTTTACTACTACACCAGTGACCAGGACGAGATCATAAGGAAGCATCTCGGGCCGCATGCTCTCGGAGTCCGAGAAGCCGAGAGAAACGTCTCTCTGATCCTCGTCAACTCTCACTACAGTCTAAACGGCGTCAGGCCCTTCACCGCGGCGGTTGTCGAAGTCGGAGGAATTCATATTCCCAAAGAAATCGAGCCGCTGCCACGC GATCTGGAAGAGTGGTTGGACCGGAGCAAAGACGGCTTCGTGTACGTATCCTTTGGCTCGATGCTGAAGATCGAGTCATTTTCGGGGGAAACTTTGCGCGCGCTTTACAAATCCTTGGGAAAATTGGCGCCTGTCAGAGTGCTGATGAAAGTAGCGAAGCCGGACGAACTGCCGGTCGGTTTGCCGAGCAACGTGATGATCCGTCCTTGGATTCCGCAACTGGCGGTTCTCT GTCACAAGAACGCTCGCGTCTTCTTCACCCACGGCGGTCTGATGTCGACCCAGGAGGCCATCCACTGCGGCGTCCCGATGATAGGGGTGCCCCTCTTCTCCGATCAGCCTCTGAACGTGGCTCGTTACATCAGGAAGAACGTCGCTGTGTCGCTGGTCCACGACGAATTGACcgaggaaaaaattgacgCTGCCTTCGAGAAGGTCCTCGGCGACCCCTCGTACAT GGCAGCTGCTAAGAAGATGTCCGCCGAATTTCGCGACCGTCCGATGAGCCCATTGGACACCGGGATCTTCTGGGTCGAGTACGTCGCCAGACACGGAGGATCTATTATCAGGTCACCGGCGATGGATTTGTCCCGGTTCCAAATAGCGCTGATCGATGTATTTGGCGCTCTGATTCTCGGCCTCGCTGTTGCCGCTTACTTGATCAAACTTATCCTCAAGAAGCTTTTCGCCCTGTTGGTGAGAGGCACCGAAGCACCGACTCGATACAAGAAGATCAATTGA
- the LOC124303436 gene encoding lipid storage droplets surface-binding protein 2-like has translation MDRGWEKSAGCQESTATTKTGSYKIQALDRALEIPSVHYLWDKSAQIYSRVKGANTVVHRALDTVEHVVCLVVEKTCTPVVRLMEKPIFNLDQTLCQGINFVQVKLPIIKEDPKQIIDRTKLIVLESIRPAVRTLKELKEETEDYVSVMKIRTHYKVHYLRMYSWEQADRFMSTETGVTILKTVDNTTEMAKLLLDKYLPAPEEEDFYNADDGCTEHDNLHHTMLRLSEFSSRASRRIYFALMDKLQHMYKIEIIVLILYALVVIQVVKVLQILLTVFLKILNYSV, from the exons ATGGATCGTGGTTGGGAAAAAAGTGCAGGATGTCAGGAGTCTACGGCGACGACAAAGACTGGGTCCTACAAAATTCAGGCATTGGATAGAGCGCTGGAAATACCGAGCGTGCATTATCTCTGGGATAAGTCGGCACAAATTTATAGCCGTGTCAAAGGTGCAAACACCGTAGTTCACCGCGCCTTGGATACTGTCGAACATGTCGTCTGTCtcgtcgttgaaaaaacttgtACTCCTGTCGTTCGACTCATGGAGAAACCCATATTCAATTTGGACCAGACCCTGTGTCAAGGCATTAATTTTGTCCAAGTGAAACTACCCATCATAAAAGAAGACCCGAAGCAA ATCATCGATCGCACTAAGCTGATTGTGTTGGAGAGTATCAGGCCGGCGGTTCGAACTCTGAAGGAGCTGAAGGAGGAAACTGAGGATTATGTAAGCGTTATGAAGATTCGCACACATTACAAAGTGCATTATCTGAGAATGTATAGTTGGGAACAAGCGGACCGATTTATGTCTACCGAGACCGGCGTGACGATACTCAAAACGGTAGACAATACTACCGAGATGGCCAAGCTGCTTTTAGACAAGTACTTGCCGGCACCAGAGGAAGAAGATTTCTATAACGCGG ACGATGGGTGCACGGAGCACGACAATCTGCATCACACGATGCTGAGGTTGAGCGAGTTCAGCAGCAGAGCCTCGCGCAGAATCTACTTTGCCCTTATGGACAAATTACAGCATATGTACAAGATCGAAATAATCGTACTTATTTTATACGCTCTAGTCGTCATACAAGTCGTTAAAGTATTACAAATATTGTTGACAGTTTTCTTGAAGATTCTCAACTATTCTGTTTAA